Proteins encoded in a region of the Scomber scombrus chromosome 16, fScoSco1.1, whole genome shotgun sequence genome:
- the LOC133996169 gene encoding ras-related protein Rab-5A — protein sequence MANRGGATRPNGPNAGNKICQFKLVLLGESAVGKSSLVLRFVKGQFHEFQESTIGAAFLTQTVCLDDTTVKFEIWDTAGQERYHSLAPMYYRGAQAAIVVYDITNEESFARAKNWVKELQRQASPNIVIALSGNKADLANKRAVDFQDAQSYADDNSLLFMETSAKTSMNVNEIFMAIAKRLPKSEPQAAGANSGRNRGVDLTEAAQPAKAPCCSN from the exons ATGGCCAATCGGGGAGGAGCTACGAGACCCAATGGACCCAATGCAGGCAACAAGATCTGTCAGTTTAAGCTGGTGCTGTTGGGAGAATCAGCTGTGGGGAAGTCCAGCTTAGTGCTCCGTTTCGTCAAGGGCCAGTTCCATGAATTCCAGGAGAGCACAATAGGAG CGGCCTTTCTCACCCAGACAGTGTGTCTGGATGACACAACAGTGAAGTTTGAAATCTGGGATACTGCAGGTCAGGAGCGTTACCACAGTTTGGCACCCATGTATTACAGAGGAGCGCAGGCCGCCATCGTGGTCTATGACATCACAAACGAG GAGTCCTTTGCACGGGCAAAGAACTGGGTGAAGGAGCTTCAAAGACAAGCTAGCCCTAACATAGTCATTGCTCTGTCAGGCAACAAGGCTGACTTAGCCAACAAGAGAGCTGTCGACTTCCAG GATGCCCAGTCCTACGCAGATGACAACAGCTTACTTTTCATGGAAACGTCGGCCAAGACATCTATGAATGTGAATGAGATATTTATGGCTATTG CTAAGAGATTGCCGAAGAGTGAGCCTCAGGCCGCAGGCGCTAACAGCGGGCGGAACCGAGGAGTGGATCTGACAGAAGCTGCCCAGCCAGCCAAGGCTCCGTGCTGCAGTAACTAA
- the kat2b gene encoding histone acetyltransferase KAT2B — protein MADSAGIQQGSPAIGAAGLVPAAPGAGGTEGSGAAGGSARIAVKKAQLRSSPRPKKLEKLGVYSSCKAEGACKCNGWKSQNPPPTPPRTDQQSNAVNLEEPCRSCSHTLGDHVTHLENVSEEEMNRLLGIVLDVEYLYTCVHKEEDADTKQVYFSLFKLLRKSILQMGKPMLEAQESPPFEKPSIEQGVNNFVQYKFSHLPSKERQTIMELAKMFLNQINYWQLETPSQRRQRVPNDDAAGYKANYTRWLCYCNVPQFCDSLPRYETTQIFGRTLLRSVFTVMRKQLLEQARQEKDKLPPEKRTLILTHFPKFLSMLEEEVYSHSSPIWSQDFLAGASGGQIPIHTVISAPPVARPLYYSTSPVSVDPSSCGSISPARKTASVLEPNPVGEKRKPSEPLSHEENKRPRVVGDIPMELINEVMATITDPAAIPETSLLSAHSARDEAARLEERRGVIEFHVIGNSLNQKPNKRILMWLVGLQNVFSHQLPRMPKEYITRLVFDPKHKTLSLIKDGRVIGGICFRMFPSQGFTEIVFCAVTSNEQVKGYGTHLMNHLKEYHIKHEILNFLTYADEYAIGYFKKQGFSKDIKVPKAKYVGYIKDYEGATLMGCELNPSIPYTEFSVIIKKQKEIIKKLIERKQAQIRKVYPGLSCFKEGVRQIPIESIPGIRETGWKPIGKGKELKDPDQLYSTLKTILQHVKSHQNAWPFMEPVKKTEAPGYYQVIRFPMDLKTMSERLKSRYYTTRKLFMADMQRIFTNCREYNPPESEYYKCANLLEKFFYTKIKEAGLIEK, from the exons ATGGCCGACAGCGCTGGGATTCAGCAAGGTTCGCCGGCCATCGGAGCTGCGGGCTTGGTTCCAGCCGCTCCTGGAGCCGGGGGGACGGAGGGCTCCGGCGCCGCTGGAGGATCCGCACGAATCGCCGTGAAGAAGGCGCAACTCCGCTCCTCACCTCGGCCGAAGAAACTGGAAAAACTCGGAGTGTATTCATCGTGCAAA GCTGAAGGAGCCTGTAAGTGTAATGGCTGGAAGAGTCAGAACCCCCCTCCTACACCTCCACGAACTGACCAGCAGTCCAACGCAGTCAACCTGGAGGAGCCCTGTCGCAGCTGCTCTCATACTTTGG GTGATCATGTGACCCATCTAGAAAATGTTTCGGAGGAGGAAATGAATAGACTTTTAGGCATTGTCCTGGATGTGGAGTATCTCTACACATGTGTTCACAAAGAGGAGGATGCTGACACTAAACAGGTCTACTTTTCCCTCTTCAAA CTGCTGAGGAAATCAATCCTTCAGATGGGTAAACCAATGTTAGAAGCACAGGAGAGTCCTCCGTTTGAAAAACCCAGCATTGAACAG GGTGTTAACAATTTTGTCCAGTACAAATTCAGCCACCTGCCATCAAAAGAACGTCAAACCATTATGGAGTTGGCCAAGATGTTTCTCAACCAGATCAATTACTGGCAGCTAGAGACGCCCTCCCAGAGGCGCCAGCGGGTGCCCAATGATGACGCAGCTGGATACAAAGCCAATTACACCAG ATGGCTGTGCTACTGCAATGTACCTCAGTTCTGTGACAGTCTACCCCGGTACGAGACCACCCAGATCTTCGGCCGGACACTGCTGCGTTCAGTTTTCACTGTGATGAGGAAACAATTGCTGGAGCAGGCCAGACAGGAGAAGGACAAGCTGCCACCTGAGAAACGAACTCTCATTCTCACACACTTTCCCAA GTTCTTGTCTatgctggaggaggaggtgtacAGCCATAGTTCTCCGATCTGGAGCCAAGACTTCTTGGCAGGAGCATCAGGAGGGCAGATTCCTAttcacacag TTATCAGTGCACCACCTGTGGCCAGGCCCTTGTATTACAGCACAAGTCCTGTCTCAGTGGATCCATCCAGCTGCGGCAGCATCAGTCCTGCCAGGAAAACAGCTTCTGTACTCGAGCCAAACCCAG TTGGTGAGAAGCGTAAACCCTCAGAACCCCTCTCCCATGAGGAAAACAAGAGACCCAGAGTGGTGGGTGACATCCCCATGGAGCTCATCAATGAAGTCATGGCAACCATCACTGACCCTGCCGCCATTCCCGAG ACCAGTCTGCTGTCAGCCCACTCAGCGCGTGATGAAGCTGCACGTCTAGAGGAGCGCAGGGGTGTGATTGAATTCCACGTCATCGGTAACTCCCTGAACCAGAAGCCAAATAAGAGGATCTTGATGTGGCTCGTCGGCCTCCAGAATGTGTTCTCCCATCAGCTGCCCCGCATGCCCAAGGAATATATCACACGGCTGGTCTTTGATCC GAAGCACAAGACACTGTCGCTGATCAAGGATGGTCGTGTGATCGGAGGGATCTGTTTCCGAATGTTTCCCTCACAGGGCTTTACAGAAATCGTCTTCTGTGCTGTCACCTCCAATGAACAGGTCAAG GGTTACGGAACGCACTTGATGAACCACCTGAAGGAATATCACATAAAGCACGAAATCCTCAACTTCCTCACTTATGCTGACGAGTATGCCATTGGCTACTTCAAAAAACAG gGTTTTTCAAAGGACATCAAAGTTCCCAAGGCTAAATATGTGGGCTACATCAAGGACTACGAAGGAGCCACACTGATGGGCTGTGAACTCAACCCCAGCATTCCCTATACAGAGTTCTCTGTTATCATCAAGAAACagaaggag ATCATCAAGAAGCTGATAGAGAGGAAGCAGGCTCAGATCAGAAAAGTCTATCCGGGGCTTTCCTGTTTTAAGGAAGGAGTACGGCAGATTCCCATTGAGAGCATTCCTGGCATAC GTGAAACGGGCTGGAAGCCCATAGGCAAAGG GAAGGAACTGAAGGACCCAGATCAACTGTACAGCACTCTTAAGACCATTCTCCAACACGTaaag AGCCACCAGAATGCCTGGCCTTTTATGGAGCCTGTGAAAAAAACCGAGGCACCTGGGTACTATCAAGTCATTCGCTTCCCCATGG ACCTTAAGACAATGAGTGAGCGTCTGAAGAGCAGGTACTACACGACGCGGAAGTTGTTCATGGCTGACATGCAGCGCATCTTCACCAACTGTCGTGAATACAACCCCCCAGAGAGCGAGTACTACAAGTGTGCCAATTTACTGGAGAAATTTTTCTACACCAAGATCAAAGAGGCAGGCCTCATCGAGAAATAg
- the sgo1 gene encoding shugoshin 1, translating into MAKERAQKKSFQQSRDEIKERMMEKRNKRLASALAPRRPRMINKSSGTNSTNTTLKGIQLNNKALAVALQAEKEKMRQANVVILQLRREQQALFLHLLLLKRKLKEQEVLAVSAPETKPTNIPAEPQHHVDSSRRKRRGQKLDEPSACEVSPICADPQPPKMDGQRECNKQVTLPSTVGVRRRHADRRSTRRSERVRDQRSLSEEDPIAGLGASIASPICSDSRNQNQTQQRAEPETGDPIDNEEIQHSTPEPVPPKKNNQQQPSKKQAQQQSRTKTEPAARKPERGRKQERAPLKKPWENPKPRARSKSRDRSATRNKTTACPTQGNKLNTSLGFNDTFDFDCEETVHIAPFRAKAEDNQPAMTISEDPPQAQKQASPLVFNKNELSSSSPSSESEDSLYIPQKIRKRQTSPEKTKMITTRSGRPSKMVRRKENIPPKQEISVFRDDESISVAAKPEKEEFNLHESPDSSFSNSPDPERLGQENHREPHREEIEEDCLPPVSPLVEAEMMRIDNVLSNFGDSSCEAPSLLPNQTPQRVKTCKKRGLGKRTAGRGLSLCDVSNLSPAAYRKFSCAGSRPSDARCSTPLPARKRRCTMVVDYKEPSLHAKLRRGDKFTDLQFLRSPIFKPKPGRQSVQNSRKSIKDQQPFEKYNESFVGCR; encoded by the exons ATGGCGAAAGAACGGGCCCAGAAGAAGTCTTTCCAGCAGAGTCGGGACGAAATCAAGGAGAGGATGATGGAGAAGAGGAACAAACGTTTGGCCAGTGCCTTGGCTCCTAGACGGCCCAGGATGATAAACAAAAGCAGTG GAACTAACTCCACGAACACTACCCTGAAGGGTATCCAGCTGAACAACAAGGCGCTGGCTGTAGCCTTGCAagctgaaaaggaaaaaatgaggcAGGCTAATGTTGTGATCCTGCAACTGAGAAGGGAGCAACAGGCCCTGTTCCTACACCTGCTTCTGCTCAAGAGGAAGCTCAAAGAACAGGAAGTGCTGGCAGTGAGTGCTCCAGAG ACTAAACCTACAAACATCCCTGCTGAACCCCAACACCACGTGGATTCATCaag GAGAAAGCGAAGGGGCCAGAAACTTGATGAGCCCAGTGCATGTGAAGTCTCTCCAATTTGTGCag ACCCTCAGCCCCCTAAAATGGATGGACAACGTGAATGTAACAAGCAGGTTACGTTGCCATCTACAGTGGGTGTGAGGCGTCGACATGCTGATAGAAGGAGCACCAGGAGGTCTGAGCGTGTGCGAGACCAGAGGTCATTGAGTGAGGAGGACCCCATTGCTGGCTTGGGGGCTTCAATAGCAAGTCCTATTTGCAGTGACAGTAGAAaccaaaatcaaacacagcaaaGAGCAGAACCAGAAACTGGGGATCCCATTGACAATGAAGAGATTCAGCACTCTACCCCTGAACCTGTCCCacccaagaaaaacaaccagCAGCAGCCTAGCAAGAAACAAGCCCAGCAGCAATCCCGCACCAAAACAGAACCAGCTGCACGAAAACCTGAGAGAGGCCGCAAACAAGAGCGTGCCCCATTAAAGAAACCATGGGAGAACCCCAAACCAAGGGCCCGTTCCAAGAGTCGGGACCGGTCAGCCACACGGAACAAAACGACAGCCTGTCCAACACAGGGAAACAAACTCAACACTTCACTGGGATTTAATGACACGTTTGACTTCGACTGTGAAGAGACAGTCCACATCGCCCCGTTCAGGGCCAAGGCGGAAGACAATCAGCCAGCCATGACCATCAGCGAAGACCCTCCGCAGGCCCAAAAACAGGCTTCACCTTTGGTTTTCAACAAGAATGAACTCAGCTCGTCATCACCATCTTCTGAGTCAGAGGACAGCCTTTATATCCCTCAGAAGATCAGGAAGAGACAGACCTCCCCCgaaaaaacaaagatgatcACCACTCGCAGCGGTCGGCCCTCTAAAATGGTCAGACGGAAAGAAAACATCCCTCCAAAACAGGAGATCTCTG tctttagaGATGATGAGTCAATCTCTGTGGCCGCAAAGCCTGAAAAGGAAGAATTTAATCTCCATGAGTCCCCTGACTCGAGCTTCTCTAACAGCCCTGACCCTGAAAGATTGGGACAGGAAAATCACCGCG AGCCTCACAGGGAGGAAATTGAGGAGGACTGTTTGCCGCCTGTCAGCCCTCTGGTTGAAGCTGAGATGATGAGAATAGACAACGTCCTATCCAATTTTGGAGATTCCTCCTGTGAAGCTCCGTCTCTTTTACCCAACCAAACGCCCCAGAGAGTTAAGACATGCAAGAAGC GTGGGCTTGGTAAAAGGACAGCAGGGCGGGGATTGAGTCTGTGTGATGTGAGCAATCTGTCCCCTGCAGCCTATCGTAAGTTCTCCTGTGCTGGGTCGCGCCCTTCTGATGCCCGGTGCTCCACCCCTCTTCCTGCTCGTAAACGGCGCTGCACTATGGTGGTGGATTACAAGGAGCCCTCGTTACACGC GAAACTTCGGCGGGGAGACAAATTTACAGACTTGCAGTTCCTCCGTTCTCCTATTTTCAAACCGAAGCCTGGAAGGCAGTCTGTGCAGAATTCAAGGAAATCTATCAAAGACCAGCAGCCATTTGAGAAATACAATGAGTCATTTGTTGGATGTCGCTGA